One part of the Muntiacus reevesi chromosome 18, mMunRee1.1, whole genome shotgun sequence genome encodes these proteins:
- the MPO gene encoding myeloperoxidase produces MKLLLGPAGLLVVLIMLQPLEGAPPAGPGEVETSVVLTCMEEAKRIVDKAYKERRESIKQRLHSGSVSPMELLSYFKQPVAATRTAVRAADYLHVALGLLERKLRALWPGRFNVTDVLTPAQLNLLSKTSGCAHQDLGVTCPEKDKYRTITGQCNNRRSPTLGASNRAFVRWLPAEYEDGFSLPFGWTPGVKRNGFPVPLARAVSNEIVRFPTEKLTPDQERSLMFMQWGQLLDHDLDFTPEPAARASFLTGINCEISCLQQLPCFPLKIPPNDPRIKNQQDCIPFFRSCPACTQSNITIRNQINALTSFVDASMVYGSEDPLARRLRNLTNQLGLLAVNTRFQDNGRALLPFDTLHHDPCLLTNRSANIPCFLGGDSRASEMPELTSMHTLFVREHNRLATNLRRLNPHWNGERLYQEARKIVGAMVQIITYRDYLPLVLGREAMRKYLPGYRGYNDSVDPRIANVFTNAFRYGHTLIQPFMFRLNSQYQPLQPNPRVPLSRVFFASWRVVFEGGIDPILRGLMATPAKLNRQNQIAVDEIRERLFEQVMRIGLDLPALNMQRSRDHGLPGYNAWRRFCGLPVPNTVGELGTVLRNLNLARRLMALYHTPNNIDIWMGGVAEPLNKNGRVGPLLACLIGTQFRKLRDGDRFWWQNNGVFSKQQQQALARISLPRIICDNTGITVVSKNNIFMSNRFPRDFVQCSRLPALDLAPWREKN; encoded by the exons ATGAAGCTGCTCCTGGGCCCCGCGGGACTCCTGGTGGTTCTGATCATGCTCCAGCCCTTGGAGGGTGCCCCTCCAG CTGGCCCGGGGGAAGTGGAGACGTCGGTGGTGCTGACCTGCATGGAGGAGGCCAAGCGGATAGTGGACAAAGCCTATAAGGAGCGGCGGGAAAG CATCAAGCAGCGGCTTCACAGCGGCTCGGTCAGCCCCATGGAACTCCTGTCCTACTTTAAGCAGCCGGTGGCAGCCACCAGGACTGCTGTGAGGGCAGCTGACTACCTACACGTGGCCCTCGGCCTGCTGGAGAGGAAGCTGAGGGCCCTGTGGCCAGGCCGCTTCAACGTCACAG ACGTGCTGACCCCGGCCCAGCTGAACCTGCTGTCCAAGACTAGCGGCTGCGCCCACCAGGACCTGGGGGTGACCTGCCCAGAGAAGGACAAGTACCGAACCATCACCGGGCAGTGCAACAACAG GCGCAGCCCCACACTGGGGGCTTCCAACCGCGCCTTTGTACGCTGGCTGCCGGCGGAGTACGAGGACGGCTTCTCACTGCCCTTCGGCTGGACGCCTGGGGTCAAGCGCAACGGCTTCCCAGTGCCCCTG GCTCGTGCCGTGTCCAACGAGATCGTGCGCTTCCCCACGGAGAAGCTGACTCCGGACCAGGAGCGCTCACTCATGTTCATGCAGTGGGGCCAGCTGCTCGACCATGACCTTGACTTCACCCCTGAACCAGCTGCCCGCGCCTCCTTCCTCACCGGCATCAACTGCGAGATTAGCTGCCTGCAGCAGCTGCCGTGCTTCCCGCTCAAG ATCCCACCCAATGACCCCCGCATCAAGAACCAGCAGGACTGCATCCCTTTCTTCCGCTCCTGTCCGGCCTGCACCCAGAGCAACATCACCATCCGCAACCAGATCAACGCGCTCACGTCCTTCGTGGACGCCAGCATGGTCTACGGCAGCGAGGACCCCTTGGCCAGGAGGCTGCGCAACCTGACCAACCAGCTGGGGTTGCTGGCCGTCAACACTCGCTTCCAGGACAACGGCCGGGCCCTGCTACCCTTCGACACCCTGCACCATGACCCCTGCCTCCTCACCAACCGCTCAGCGAACATTCCCTGCTTCCTTGGAG GGGACTCCCGTGCAAGTGAGATGCCTGAGCTCACCTCCATGCACACGCTCTTTGTGCGGGAGCACAACCGGCTGGCCACAAACCTCAGGCGCCTGAACCCCCACTGGAACGGAGAGAGGCTCTATCAGGAAGCCCGAAAGATCGTGGGAGCCATGGTCCAG ATCATCACTTACCGGGATTACCTGCCCCTGGTGCTGGGGCGGGAGGCCATGCGGAAGTACCTGCCCGGGTACCGTGGCTACAACGACTCGGTGGACCCGCGCATCGCCAACGTCTTCACCAACGCCTTCCGCTACGGCCACACCCTCATCCAACCCTTCATGTTCCGCCTGAACAGCCAATACCAACCTTTGCAGCCCAACCCCCGCGTACCGCTCAGCAGGGTCTTTTTTGCCAGCTGGAGGGTTGTGTTCGAAG GTGGCATCGACCCCATCCTGCGCGGCCTCATGGCCACCCCTGCGAAGCTGAACCGCCAGAACCAAATCGCGGTGGATGAGATCCGGGAGCGGCTGTTTGAGCAGGTCATGAGGATTGGGCTGGACCTGCCCGCGCTGAACATGCAGCGCAGCCGCGACCACGGCCTCCCTG GGTACAATGCCTGGAGGCGCTTCTGTGGGCTCCCAGTGCCCAACACGGTGGGTGAGCTGGGCACAGTCCTGAGGAACCTGAACCTGGCGAGGAGGCTGATGGCCCTGTACCACACGCCCAACAACATTGATATCTGGATGGGCGGCGTGGCTGAGCCATTGAACAAAAATGGCCGTGTGGGCCCGCTGCTCGCCTGCCTCATTGGGACCCAGTTCAGGAAGCTCCGCGACGGTGACCG GTTCTGGTGGCAGAACAACGGCGTGTTcagcaagcagcagcagcaggccctgGCCAGGATCTCCTTGCCCCGCATCATCTGTGACAACACAGGCATCACCGTCGTGTCCAAGAACAACATCTTCATGTCCAACAGATTCCCTCGGGACTTTGTCCAGTGCAGTAGGCTCCCGGCATTGGACTTGGCTCCCTGGAGGGAAAAGAACTAG